One segment of Methylocella silvestris BL2 DNA contains the following:
- the rplT gene encoding 50S ribosomal protein L20, producing the protein MARVKRGVTSHAKHKKTLEAAKGFYGRRKNTIRAAKAAVDRSMQYATRDRRAKKRVFRALWIQRLNAAVRECGLTYSRFIDGLAKAGVAVDRKVLSDLAITQPEAFKAIVDKAKSALPA; encoded by the coding sequence ATGGCGCGCGTCAAACGCGGCGTAACTTCACACGCCAAGCACAAGAAAACCCTCGAAGCGGCAAAAGGCTTTTATGGCCGCCGCAAGAATACGATCCGCGCCGCCAAAGCGGCCGTCGATCGCTCGATGCAATATGCGACGCGCGACCGGCGCGCCAAGAAGCGCGTGTTCCGCGCGCTCTGGATTCAGCGCCTCAACGCCGCCGTGCGCGAATGCGGTCTGACCTATTCCCGCTTCATCGACGGGCTTGCCAAGGCCGGCGTTGCGGTCGACCGCAAGGTTCTGTCCGATCTCGCCATCACCCAGCCCGAGGCGTTCAAGGCGATCGTCGACAAGGCCAAGTCGGCGCTGCCCGCCTGA